A window of Kangiella sp. TOML190 genomic DNA:
TCGTGGATTTTTAATCGACTGTAAGCAGCAAGGCTCAGGGATCCATTGTATTCAGCCAGGGCGCTTCGTGCTTCCGGGTGATCTTGATGGTGCGCCAGTATTGGACTTTTTTCCGTGTCTTGATAACGTTAAAGTTGATATTAGCAATACCAACTTTGCACAGTTAGAAAAGCGTTATGATTATTACCAAGAGCAAATTGTTAAGCCTTTTTTTAAAGAGTATTTTTCGAAGGTTGATAGACAAGTGCTATTGGTTGACTGCTTAGAAGTGCTCAATCAAGGGTATGATTCATACAAGGAATTGCAAAGTACTTTAACCAAATTAATCACCAGCTTTAACTATGGCGAGTCAAATTGGTTTAAGCGCATGTTCCAACCGAGTATCAGCAAATTGCTCGTGGCCGCAAGTAAATCGGATCACCTTCCACCAGAGCAGCACCCTAATTTAAAAAAGTTTTTAAGTAATATGCTCAATCACTCGGAAAACCTAGTGGGCTATCAAGGCGTAGAGGTTGAGAATACGGTGTTTAGCGCGATTGAAGTAACTCAGCCAGTAAAGACTGATTATCAGGGCCAAACATTAATATGTGTAAAAGGGCTGGAGCTTGATAGCGGTAAAGAAGTCGTCAATTATCCAGGAAAAATTCCTACCCAGCCAATGACAAAGACACAATGGCAGCAGCAAGCATTTAACTTTGTTGATTTTGCTATTCCGGAACTGCCGGTTGGCGAAGCACTGCCACACCAACGAATGGATCAGGTGATTCAAGCGCTGATAGGAGATAAATTTTTATGAGTGATAAGCCGGTTAAGTTTGAGTCAGATGCGATAAAAGCTAGCACAATCGAACAGCAAGAAACCTTACTTGATAATGAGGCTTTACTTAATGCTGACGACAAAAATTTACCAGTGACCAGCGGTAATCTAAAGTTAAAACCGCAACAAAAGAAACAGAGTTGGAGTCGTTATTTCTGGCGATCTTTTGCCGCTTTGGTAGTAGCTGGCGCGACATATGAAGCTTGGCAGTTTATCCAAGCCAGTTTTTCGA
This region includes:
- a CDS encoding YcjX family protein: MKQQLKEAVELVERGLDKNVRLCVTGLSRAGKTAFITSFVNQLLHHKDSSGLPFWLSHAEGRILAVKIEQHPELHIPAFPYADALKAIEEEASWPQSTRNVSQIRLSIKYKIKNRWVKKLQQVSHLKVDIVDYPGEWLLDLPLLQMNYQQWSRQFYNWLAQEPQKSLSKQFHESLKGFDASQQYDEAQLKKISQSFRGFLIDCKQQGSGIHCIQPGRFVLPGDLDGAPVLDFFPCLDNVKVDISNTNFAQLEKRYDYYQEQIVKPFFKEYFSKVDRQVLLVDCLEVLNQGYDSYKELQSTLTKLITSFNYGESNWFKRMFQPSISKLLVAASKSDHLPPEQHPNLKKFLSNMLNHSENLVGYQGVEVENTVFSAIEVTQPVKTDYQGQTLICVKGLELDSGKEVVNYPGKIPTQPMTKTQWQQQAFNFVDFAIPELPVGEALPHQRMDQVIQALIGDKFL